In the genome of Apostichopus japonicus isolate 1M-3 chromosome 15, ASM3797524v1, whole genome shotgun sequence, one region contains:
- the LOC139981531 gene encoding putative RNA-binding protein EEED8.10 isoform X1 → MFVCVPDIEQKLFYSALCYCKVMEPVSSADLDLSEREQETKLMHQADQGETGNPRKVFVGNICYEVRSGDLKSFFKSFGDVKFVQLLWDKGRRRFKGSAFVTFCSNEGAVSAKSAPEDARTLNGRVMTITAAEGRRRHKRQKEKIKSEEFNDETPEQSTDKSQVPDQTTEINLESLTVTDAKQTQIIVEDQSLAGSLPDDILLSIFSSLQVADRIRVERVCKRWRHAALLSWQGLKCLHFKNVFRGFFGNDTHVLTHRILKSILQRGCHGLQSLDVSASPKMLNTHSAELIGRECPNLTDINLSGMRINNHSLQEISKHCTKLKKVQLRRCYDIGEKGFWWLFKNCPDIEYFDGRENMRITGQCFHLLNPACHTVLVDDCSNLSDMGMKRLTDKCPQMKTLAISKCFGLTGDSVCRISELFTSLEKLYLIGDYPSVPSVSLYQLGMLPSLEYLHLRDNLNVSDDVLLRISKGCQKLKFLDISGCYKLVTTVGIFVLSTCTALEDINISYIDKVTDDAIETLAINCPLRRLIARTCPEITDQGLISLANHCLTLSELDVSGCEEITDKGAEEFARIREEMDSDVAAVYPTIHLTLGGTSVSESFLTACHGRINVSDLNLSVPQKRLQLEECAMFFPSEGEEDWDVEMDPPDHPVAPPDHSHHLEELGVDDMDEWNNQRQMHYGAVQYSMPEDYAEDFLDADDPSLWEDEFFVS, encoded by the exons TTATTGCAAGGTGATGGAACCTGTCTCTTCTGCAGACTTGGATCTTTCGGAAAGAGAACAAGAAACAAAGTTGATGCACCAAGCCGACCAAGGAGAAACTGGCAACCCTAGGAAAGTTTTTGTCGgaaatatttgttatgag GTCAGAAGTGGTGACCTGAAGTCGTTTTTCAAATCTTTTGGTgatgttaaatttgtccaaCTCTTGTGGGataaaggaagaagaagatttAAAGG gTCAGCATTTGTCACTTTTTGCTCCAATGAAGGTGCTGTGAGTGCTAAATCTGCCCCCGAGGATGCTAGAACCTTAAACGGCAG GGTAATGACCATAACTGCTGCTGAAGGCCGAAGAAGACATAAGAGACAGAAGGAAAAAATCAAGTCAGAAGAATTCAATGATGAG ACCCCTGAACAAAGCACAGATAAATCACAAGTACCAGATCAGACAACAGAAATAAACCTTGAATCGTTGACTGTGACTGATGCTAAACAAACACAGATTATCGTTGAAGACCAATCACTCGCAGGATCTCTTCCTGACGATATCCTCCTCTCAATCTTTTCTTCTCTCCAAGTAGCAGACAGGATCAGAGTAGAAAGAG TATGTAAAAGATGGAGACATGCTGCATTGTTGTCATGGCAGGGATTAAAGTGCCTccattttaagaatgttttcaGAGGATTTTTTGGTAATG ATACTCACGTCCTGACACACAGAATCCTGAAATCCATCCTACAGAGAGGTTGCCATGGCCTCCAGTCATTGGATGTATCAGCATCTCCTAAAATGCTGAATACTCATTCAGCAGAACTGATTG GCAGGGAATGTCCGAATTTGACGGACATAAACCTCTCAGGGATGAGAATTAACAACCACAGTCTTCAAGAAATATCAAAACACTGTACCAAACTAAAG AAAGTGCAGTTGAGGCGTTGCTATGACATTGGTGAGAAGGG ATTCTGGTGGCTGTTTAAAAATTGTCCTGATATCGAATACTTTGATGGAAGAGAAAACATGAGAATAACAGGACAG TGTTTCCACCTGTTAAATCCTGCCTGCCATACCGTGCTGGTCGATGACTGTTCTAATCTGAGCGATATGGGTATGAAGAGGCTGACAGATAAATGTCCCCAGATGAAAACTCTTGCCATCAGTAAATGTTTCGGGCTCACCGGTGATTCTGTCTGCAGAATCTCAGAG CTGTTTACATCTTTAGAAAAGCTCTACCTCATTGGGGATTATCCATCAG TTCCCTCTGTGTCTCTCTATCAGCTTGGCATGCTCCCTTCTCTGGAATATCTTCATCTGAGAGACAACCTCAACGTATCCGATGATGTCCTCCTCAGGATATCGAAAGGATGCCAGAAATTAAA GTTTCTGGATATTTCTGGTTGTTACAAGCTGGTCACGACAGTTGGCATTTTCGTACTCAGTACTTGCACTGCCTTGGAAGACATCAATATCAGCTATATTGACAAG GTGACTGATGATGCCATAGAGACTCTAGCTATCAATTGTCCATTGAGGCGATTGATTGCCAGGACTTGCCCAGAAATTACAGATCAGG GTTTGATATCTTTGGCAAATCATTGCCTTACTCTCTCTGAGCTGGATGTCAGTGGCTGTGAGGAGATCACAGATAAAGGAGCGGAAGAGTTTGCCAGGATAAGAGAAGAAATGGACTCTGATGTAGCAGCTGTCTATCCTACCATACATCTAACATTAGGTG GTACGAGTGTCAGTGAATCTTTCCTAACTGCCTGTCATGGCCGCATCAACGTGAGTGACTTAAACCTCAGTGTACCCCAGAAACGACTCCAGCTGGAAGAATGTGCTATGT TCTTCCCATCAGAGGGAGAAGAGGATTGGGATGTGGAGATGGATCCACCAGACCACCCTGTTGCACCTCCAGACCATTCCCATCACCTTGAAGAACTAGGAGTAGACGATATGGATGAGTGGAACAATCAAAGACAGATGCATTATGGGGCTGTACAGTATTCAATGCCTGAAGATTACGCAGAGGACTTTCTGGATGCAGATGACCCATCACTATGGGAGGACGAATTCTTTGTTTCATAG
- the LOC139981531 gene encoding putative RNA-binding protein EEED8.10 isoform X3, with product MSLFICVVGYFAFKQFVSLLASYCKVMEPVSSADLDLSEREQETKLMHQADQGETGNPRKVFVGNICYEVRSGDLKSFFKSFGDVKFVQLLWDKGRRRFKGSAFVTFCSNEGAVSAKSAPEDARTLNGRVMTITAAEGRRRHKRQKEKIKSEEFNDETPEQSTDKSQVPDQTTEINLESLTVTDAKQTQIIVEDQSLAGSLPDDILLSIFSSLQVADRIRVERVCKRWRHAALLSWQGLKCLHFKNVFRGFFGNDTHVLTHRILKSILQRGCHGLQSLDVSASPKMLNTHSAELIGRECPNLTDINLSGMRINNHSLQEISKHCTKLKKVQLRRCYDIGEKGFWWLFKNCPDIEYFDGRENMRITGQCFHLLNPACHTVLVDDCSNLSDMGMKRLTDKCPQMKTLAISKCFGLTGDSVCRISELFTSLEKLYLIGDYPSVPSVSLYQLGMLPSLEYLHLRDNLNVSDDVLLRISKGCQKLKFLDISGCYKLVTTVGIFVLSTCTALEDINISYIDKVTDDAIETLAINCPLRRLIARTCPEITDQGLISLANHCLTLSELDVSGCEEITDKGAEEFARIREEMDSDVAAVYPTIHLTLGGTSVSESFLTACHGRINVSDLNLSVPQKRLQLEECAMFFPSEGEEDWDVEMDPPDHPVAPPDHSHHLEELGVDDMDEWNNQRQMHYGAVQYSMPEDYAEDFLDADDPSLWEDEFFVS from the exons TTATTGCAAGGTGATGGAACCTGTCTCTTCTGCAGACTTGGATCTTTCGGAAAGAGAACAAGAAACAAAGTTGATGCACCAAGCCGACCAAGGAGAAACTGGCAACCCTAGGAAAGTTTTTGTCGgaaatatttgttatgag GTCAGAAGTGGTGACCTGAAGTCGTTTTTCAAATCTTTTGGTgatgttaaatttgtccaaCTCTTGTGGGataaaggaagaagaagatttAAAGG gTCAGCATTTGTCACTTTTTGCTCCAATGAAGGTGCTGTGAGTGCTAAATCTGCCCCCGAGGATGCTAGAACCTTAAACGGCAG GGTAATGACCATAACTGCTGCTGAAGGCCGAAGAAGACATAAGAGACAGAAGGAAAAAATCAAGTCAGAAGAATTCAATGATGAG ACCCCTGAACAAAGCACAGATAAATCACAAGTACCAGATCAGACAACAGAAATAAACCTTGAATCGTTGACTGTGACTGATGCTAAACAAACACAGATTATCGTTGAAGACCAATCACTCGCAGGATCTCTTCCTGACGATATCCTCCTCTCAATCTTTTCTTCTCTCCAAGTAGCAGACAGGATCAGAGTAGAAAGAG TATGTAAAAGATGGAGACATGCTGCATTGTTGTCATGGCAGGGATTAAAGTGCCTccattttaagaatgttttcaGAGGATTTTTTGGTAATG ATACTCACGTCCTGACACACAGAATCCTGAAATCCATCCTACAGAGAGGTTGCCATGGCCTCCAGTCATTGGATGTATCAGCATCTCCTAAAATGCTGAATACTCATTCAGCAGAACTGATTG GCAGGGAATGTCCGAATTTGACGGACATAAACCTCTCAGGGATGAGAATTAACAACCACAGTCTTCAAGAAATATCAAAACACTGTACCAAACTAAAG AAAGTGCAGTTGAGGCGTTGCTATGACATTGGTGAGAAGGG ATTCTGGTGGCTGTTTAAAAATTGTCCTGATATCGAATACTTTGATGGAAGAGAAAACATGAGAATAACAGGACAG TGTTTCCACCTGTTAAATCCTGCCTGCCATACCGTGCTGGTCGATGACTGTTCTAATCTGAGCGATATGGGTATGAAGAGGCTGACAGATAAATGTCCCCAGATGAAAACTCTTGCCATCAGTAAATGTTTCGGGCTCACCGGTGATTCTGTCTGCAGAATCTCAGAG CTGTTTACATCTTTAGAAAAGCTCTACCTCATTGGGGATTATCCATCAG TTCCCTCTGTGTCTCTCTATCAGCTTGGCATGCTCCCTTCTCTGGAATATCTTCATCTGAGAGACAACCTCAACGTATCCGATGATGTCCTCCTCAGGATATCGAAAGGATGCCAGAAATTAAA GTTTCTGGATATTTCTGGTTGTTACAAGCTGGTCACGACAGTTGGCATTTTCGTACTCAGTACTTGCACTGCCTTGGAAGACATCAATATCAGCTATATTGACAAG GTGACTGATGATGCCATAGAGACTCTAGCTATCAATTGTCCATTGAGGCGATTGATTGCCAGGACTTGCCCAGAAATTACAGATCAGG GTTTGATATCTTTGGCAAATCATTGCCTTACTCTCTCTGAGCTGGATGTCAGTGGCTGTGAGGAGATCACAGATAAAGGAGCGGAAGAGTTTGCCAGGATAAGAGAAGAAATGGACTCTGATGTAGCAGCTGTCTATCCTACCATACATCTAACATTAGGTG GTACGAGTGTCAGTGAATCTTTCCTAACTGCCTGTCATGGCCGCATCAACGTGAGTGACTTAAACCTCAGTGTACCCCAGAAACGACTCCAGCTGGAAGAATGTGCTATGT TCTTCCCATCAGAGGGAGAAGAGGATTGGGATGTGGAGATGGATCCACCAGACCACCCTGTTGCACCTCCAGACCATTCCCATCACCTTGAAGAACTAGGAGTAGACGATATGGATGAGTGGAACAATCAAAGACAGATGCATTATGGGGCTGTACAGTATTCAATGCCTGAAGATTACGCAGAGGACTTTCTGGATGCAGATGACCCATCACTATGGGAGGACGAATTCTTTGTTTCATAG
- the LOC139981531 gene encoding putative RNA-binding protein EEED8.10 isoform X4 produces the protein MEVAILKRCRNYCKVMEPVSSADLDLSEREQETKLMHQADQGETGNPRKVFVGNICYEVRSGDLKSFFKSFGDVKFVQLLWDKGRRRFKGSAFVTFCSNEGAVSAKSAPEDARTLNGRVMTITAAEGRRRHKRQKEKIKSEEFNDETPEQSTDKSQVPDQTTEINLESLTVTDAKQTQIIVEDQSLAGSLPDDILLSIFSSLQVADRIRVERVCKRWRHAALLSWQGLKCLHFKNVFRGFFGNDTHVLTHRILKSILQRGCHGLQSLDVSASPKMLNTHSAELIGRECPNLTDINLSGMRINNHSLQEISKHCTKLKKVQLRRCYDIGEKGFWWLFKNCPDIEYFDGRENMRITGQCFHLLNPACHTVLVDDCSNLSDMGMKRLTDKCPQMKTLAISKCFGLTGDSVCRISELFTSLEKLYLIGDYPSVPSVSLYQLGMLPSLEYLHLRDNLNVSDDVLLRISKGCQKLKFLDISGCYKLVTTVGIFVLSTCTALEDINISYIDKVTDDAIETLAINCPLRRLIARTCPEITDQGLISLANHCLTLSELDVSGCEEITDKGAEEFARIREEMDSDVAAVYPTIHLTLGGTSVSESFLTACHGRINVSDLNLSVPQKRLQLEECAMFFPSEGEEDWDVEMDPPDHPVAPPDHSHHLEELGVDDMDEWNNQRQMHYGAVQYSMPEDYAEDFLDADDPSLWEDEFFVS, from the exons TTATTGCAAGGTGATGGAACCTGTCTCTTCTGCAGACTTGGATCTTTCGGAAAGAGAACAAGAAACAAAGTTGATGCACCAAGCCGACCAAGGAGAAACTGGCAACCCTAGGAAAGTTTTTGTCGgaaatatttgttatgag GTCAGAAGTGGTGACCTGAAGTCGTTTTTCAAATCTTTTGGTgatgttaaatttgtccaaCTCTTGTGGGataaaggaagaagaagatttAAAGG gTCAGCATTTGTCACTTTTTGCTCCAATGAAGGTGCTGTGAGTGCTAAATCTGCCCCCGAGGATGCTAGAACCTTAAACGGCAG GGTAATGACCATAACTGCTGCTGAAGGCCGAAGAAGACATAAGAGACAGAAGGAAAAAATCAAGTCAGAAGAATTCAATGATGAG ACCCCTGAACAAAGCACAGATAAATCACAAGTACCAGATCAGACAACAGAAATAAACCTTGAATCGTTGACTGTGACTGATGCTAAACAAACACAGATTATCGTTGAAGACCAATCACTCGCAGGATCTCTTCCTGACGATATCCTCCTCTCAATCTTTTCTTCTCTCCAAGTAGCAGACAGGATCAGAGTAGAAAGAG TATGTAAAAGATGGAGACATGCTGCATTGTTGTCATGGCAGGGATTAAAGTGCCTccattttaagaatgttttcaGAGGATTTTTTGGTAATG ATACTCACGTCCTGACACACAGAATCCTGAAATCCATCCTACAGAGAGGTTGCCATGGCCTCCAGTCATTGGATGTATCAGCATCTCCTAAAATGCTGAATACTCATTCAGCAGAACTGATTG GCAGGGAATGTCCGAATTTGACGGACATAAACCTCTCAGGGATGAGAATTAACAACCACAGTCTTCAAGAAATATCAAAACACTGTACCAAACTAAAG AAAGTGCAGTTGAGGCGTTGCTATGACATTGGTGAGAAGGG ATTCTGGTGGCTGTTTAAAAATTGTCCTGATATCGAATACTTTGATGGAAGAGAAAACATGAGAATAACAGGACAG TGTTTCCACCTGTTAAATCCTGCCTGCCATACCGTGCTGGTCGATGACTGTTCTAATCTGAGCGATATGGGTATGAAGAGGCTGACAGATAAATGTCCCCAGATGAAAACTCTTGCCATCAGTAAATGTTTCGGGCTCACCGGTGATTCTGTCTGCAGAATCTCAGAG CTGTTTACATCTTTAGAAAAGCTCTACCTCATTGGGGATTATCCATCAG TTCCCTCTGTGTCTCTCTATCAGCTTGGCATGCTCCCTTCTCTGGAATATCTTCATCTGAGAGACAACCTCAACGTATCCGATGATGTCCTCCTCAGGATATCGAAAGGATGCCAGAAATTAAA GTTTCTGGATATTTCTGGTTGTTACAAGCTGGTCACGACAGTTGGCATTTTCGTACTCAGTACTTGCACTGCCTTGGAAGACATCAATATCAGCTATATTGACAAG GTGACTGATGATGCCATAGAGACTCTAGCTATCAATTGTCCATTGAGGCGATTGATTGCCAGGACTTGCCCAGAAATTACAGATCAGG GTTTGATATCTTTGGCAAATCATTGCCTTACTCTCTCTGAGCTGGATGTCAGTGGCTGTGAGGAGATCACAGATAAAGGAGCGGAAGAGTTTGCCAGGATAAGAGAAGAAATGGACTCTGATGTAGCAGCTGTCTATCCTACCATACATCTAACATTAGGTG GTACGAGTGTCAGTGAATCTTTCCTAACTGCCTGTCATGGCCGCATCAACGTGAGTGACTTAAACCTCAGTGTACCCCAGAAACGACTCCAGCTGGAAGAATGTGCTATGT TCTTCCCATCAGAGGGAGAAGAGGATTGGGATGTGGAGATGGATCCACCAGACCACCCTGTTGCACCTCCAGACCATTCCCATCACCTTGAAGAACTAGGAGTAGACGATATGGATGAGTGGAACAATCAAAGACAGATGCATTATGGGGCTGTACAGTATTCAATGCCTGAAGATTACGCAGAGGACTTTCTGGATGCAGATGACCCATCACTATGGGAGGACGAATTCTTTGTTTCATAG
- the LOC139981531 gene encoding putative RNA-binding protein EEED8.10 isoform X6 has protein sequence MRYCLQLRCSTMFVCVPDIEQKLFYSALCYCKVMEPVSSADLDLSEREQETKLMHQADQGETGNPRKVFVGNICYEVRSGDLKSFFKSFGDVKFVQLLWDKGRRRFKGSAFVTFCSNEGAVSAKSAPEDARTLNGRVMTITAAEGRRRHKRQKEKIKSEEFNDETPEQSTDKSQVPDQTTEINLESLTVTDAKQTQIIVEDQSLAGSLPDDILLSIFSSLQVADRIRVERVCKRWRHAALLSWQGLKCLHFKNVFRGFFGNDTHVLTHRILKSILQRGCHGLQSLDVSASPKMLNTHSAELIGRECPNLTDINLSGMRINNHSLQEISKHCTKLKKVQLRRCYDIGEKGFWWLFKNCPDIEYFDGRENMRITGQCFHLLNPACHTVLVDDCSNLSDMGMKRLTDKCPQMKTLAISKCFGLTGDSVCRISELFTSLEKLYLIGDYPSVPSVSLYQLGMLPSLEYLHLRDNLNVSDDVLLRISKGCQKLKFLDISGCYKLVTTVGIFVLSTCTALEDINISYIDKVTDDAIETLAINCPLRRLIARTCPEITDQGLISLANHCLTLSELDVSGCEEITDKGAEEFARIREEMDSDVAAVYPTIHLTLGGKSNVCITCICLYILPVYPTIHLTLGGKSNVCITCICLYILLVYPTIHLTLH, from the exons TTATTGCAAGGTGATGGAACCTGTCTCTTCTGCAGACTTGGATCTTTCGGAAAGAGAACAAGAAACAAAGTTGATGCACCAAGCCGACCAAGGAGAAACTGGCAACCCTAGGAAAGTTTTTGTCGgaaatatttgttatgag GTCAGAAGTGGTGACCTGAAGTCGTTTTTCAAATCTTTTGGTgatgttaaatttgtccaaCTCTTGTGGGataaaggaagaagaagatttAAAGG gTCAGCATTTGTCACTTTTTGCTCCAATGAAGGTGCTGTGAGTGCTAAATCTGCCCCCGAGGATGCTAGAACCTTAAACGGCAG GGTAATGACCATAACTGCTGCTGAAGGCCGAAGAAGACATAAGAGACAGAAGGAAAAAATCAAGTCAGAAGAATTCAATGATGAG ACCCCTGAACAAAGCACAGATAAATCACAAGTACCAGATCAGACAACAGAAATAAACCTTGAATCGTTGACTGTGACTGATGCTAAACAAACACAGATTATCGTTGAAGACCAATCACTCGCAGGATCTCTTCCTGACGATATCCTCCTCTCAATCTTTTCTTCTCTCCAAGTAGCAGACAGGATCAGAGTAGAAAGAG TATGTAAAAGATGGAGACATGCTGCATTGTTGTCATGGCAGGGATTAAAGTGCCTccattttaagaatgttttcaGAGGATTTTTTGGTAATG ATACTCACGTCCTGACACACAGAATCCTGAAATCCATCCTACAGAGAGGTTGCCATGGCCTCCAGTCATTGGATGTATCAGCATCTCCTAAAATGCTGAATACTCATTCAGCAGAACTGATTG GCAGGGAATGTCCGAATTTGACGGACATAAACCTCTCAGGGATGAGAATTAACAACCACAGTCTTCAAGAAATATCAAAACACTGTACCAAACTAAAG AAAGTGCAGTTGAGGCGTTGCTATGACATTGGTGAGAAGGG ATTCTGGTGGCTGTTTAAAAATTGTCCTGATATCGAATACTTTGATGGAAGAGAAAACATGAGAATAACAGGACAG TGTTTCCACCTGTTAAATCCTGCCTGCCATACCGTGCTGGTCGATGACTGTTCTAATCTGAGCGATATGGGTATGAAGAGGCTGACAGATAAATGTCCCCAGATGAAAACTCTTGCCATCAGTAAATGTTTCGGGCTCACCGGTGATTCTGTCTGCAGAATCTCAGAG CTGTTTACATCTTTAGAAAAGCTCTACCTCATTGGGGATTATCCATCAG TTCCCTCTGTGTCTCTCTATCAGCTTGGCATGCTCCCTTCTCTGGAATATCTTCATCTGAGAGACAACCTCAACGTATCCGATGATGTCCTCCTCAGGATATCGAAAGGATGCCAGAAATTAAA GTTTCTGGATATTTCTGGTTGTTACAAGCTGGTCACGACAGTTGGCATTTTCGTACTCAGTACTTGCACTGCCTTGGAAGACATCAATATCAGCTATATTGACAAG GTGACTGATGATGCCATAGAGACTCTAGCTATCAATTGTCCATTGAGGCGATTGATTGCCAGGACTTGCCCAGAAATTACAGATCAGG GTTTGATATCTTTGGCAAATCATTGCCTTACTCTCTCTGAGCTGGATGTCAGTGGCTGTGAGGAGATCACAGATAAAGGAGCGGAAGAGTTTGCCAGGATAAGAGAAGAAATGGACTCTGATGTAGCAGCTGTCTATCCTACCATACATCTAACATTAG GTGGTAAGTCAAATGTATGTATTACATGTATCTGTCTATATATCCTACCTGTCTATCCTACCATACATCTAACATTAGGTGGTAAGTCAAATGTATGTATTACATGTATCTGTCTATATATCCTACTTGTCTATCCTACCATACATCTAACATTACATTAG
- the LOC139981531 gene encoding putative RNA-binding protein EEED8.10 isoform X2 has product MFVCVPDIEQKLFYSALCYCKVMEPVSSADLDLSEREQETKLMHQADQGETGNPRKVFVGNICYEVRSGDLKSFFKSFGDVKFVQLLWDKGRRRFKGSAFVTFCSNEGAVSAKSAPEDARTLNGRVMTITAAEGRRRHKRQKEKIKSEEFNDETPEQSTDKSQVPDQTTEINLESLTVTDAKQTQIIVEDQSLAGSLPDDILLSIFSSLQVADRIRVERVCKRWRHAALLSWQGLKCLHFKNVFRGFFDTHVLTHRILKSILQRGCHGLQSLDVSASPKMLNTHSAELIGRECPNLTDINLSGMRINNHSLQEISKHCTKLKKVQLRRCYDIGEKGFWWLFKNCPDIEYFDGRENMRITGQCFHLLNPACHTVLVDDCSNLSDMGMKRLTDKCPQMKTLAISKCFGLTGDSVCRISELFTSLEKLYLIGDYPSVPSVSLYQLGMLPSLEYLHLRDNLNVSDDVLLRISKGCQKLKFLDISGCYKLVTTVGIFVLSTCTALEDINISYIDKVTDDAIETLAINCPLRRLIARTCPEITDQGLISLANHCLTLSELDVSGCEEITDKGAEEFARIREEMDSDVAAVYPTIHLTLGGTSVSESFLTACHGRINVSDLNLSVPQKRLQLEECAMFFPSEGEEDWDVEMDPPDHPVAPPDHSHHLEELGVDDMDEWNNQRQMHYGAVQYSMPEDYAEDFLDADDPSLWEDEFFVS; this is encoded by the exons TTATTGCAAGGTGATGGAACCTGTCTCTTCTGCAGACTTGGATCTTTCGGAAAGAGAACAAGAAACAAAGTTGATGCACCAAGCCGACCAAGGAGAAACTGGCAACCCTAGGAAAGTTTTTGTCGgaaatatttgttatgag GTCAGAAGTGGTGACCTGAAGTCGTTTTTCAAATCTTTTGGTgatgttaaatttgtccaaCTCTTGTGGGataaaggaagaagaagatttAAAGG gTCAGCATTTGTCACTTTTTGCTCCAATGAAGGTGCTGTGAGTGCTAAATCTGCCCCCGAGGATGCTAGAACCTTAAACGGCAG GGTAATGACCATAACTGCTGCTGAAGGCCGAAGAAGACATAAGAGACAGAAGGAAAAAATCAAGTCAGAAGAATTCAATGATGAG ACCCCTGAACAAAGCACAGATAAATCACAAGTACCAGATCAGACAACAGAAATAAACCTTGAATCGTTGACTGTGACTGATGCTAAACAAACACAGATTATCGTTGAAGACCAATCACTCGCAGGATCTCTTCCTGACGATATCCTCCTCTCAATCTTTTCTTCTCTCCAAGTAGCAGACAGGATCAGAGTAGAAAGAG TATGTAAAAGATGGAGACATGCTGCATTGTTGTCATGGCAGGGATTAAAGTGCCTccattttaagaatgttttcaGAGGATTTTTTG ATACTCACGTCCTGACACACAGAATCCTGAAATCCATCCTACAGAGAGGTTGCCATGGCCTCCAGTCATTGGATGTATCAGCATCTCCTAAAATGCTGAATACTCATTCAGCAGAACTGATTG GCAGGGAATGTCCGAATTTGACGGACATAAACCTCTCAGGGATGAGAATTAACAACCACAGTCTTCAAGAAATATCAAAACACTGTACCAAACTAAAG AAAGTGCAGTTGAGGCGTTGCTATGACATTGGTGAGAAGGG ATTCTGGTGGCTGTTTAAAAATTGTCCTGATATCGAATACTTTGATGGAAGAGAAAACATGAGAATAACAGGACAG TGTTTCCACCTGTTAAATCCTGCCTGCCATACCGTGCTGGTCGATGACTGTTCTAATCTGAGCGATATGGGTATGAAGAGGCTGACAGATAAATGTCCCCAGATGAAAACTCTTGCCATCAGTAAATGTTTCGGGCTCACCGGTGATTCTGTCTGCAGAATCTCAGAG CTGTTTACATCTTTAGAAAAGCTCTACCTCATTGGGGATTATCCATCAG TTCCCTCTGTGTCTCTCTATCAGCTTGGCATGCTCCCTTCTCTGGAATATCTTCATCTGAGAGACAACCTCAACGTATCCGATGATGTCCTCCTCAGGATATCGAAAGGATGCCAGAAATTAAA GTTTCTGGATATTTCTGGTTGTTACAAGCTGGTCACGACAGTTGGCATTTTCGTACTCAGTACTTGCACTGCCTTGGAAGACATCAATATCAGCTATATTGACAAG GTGACTGATGATGCCATAGAGACTCTAGCTATCAATTGTCCATTGAGGCGATTGATTGCCAGGACTTGCCCAGAAATTACAGATCAGG GTTTGATATCTTTGGCAAATCATTGCCTTACTCTCTCTGAGCTGGATGTCAGTGGCTGTGAGGAGATCACAGATAAAGGAGCGGAAGAGTTTGCCAGGATAAGAGAAGAAATGGACTCTGATGTAGCAGCTGTCTATCCTACCATACATCTAACATTAGGTG GTACGAGTGTCAGTGAATCTTTCCTAACTGCCTGTCATGGCCGCATCAACGTGAGTGACTTAAACCTCAGTGTACCCCAGAAACGACTCCAGCTGGAAGAATGTGCTATGT TCTTCCCATCAGAGGGAGAAGAGGATTGGGATGTGGAGATGGATCCACCAGACCACCCTGTTGCACCTCCAGACCATTCCCATCACCTTGAAGAACTAGGAGTAGACGATATGGATGAGTGGAACAATCAAAGACAGATGCATTATGGGGCTGTACAGTATTCAATGCCTGAAGATTACGCAGAGGACTTTCTGGATGCAGATGACCCATCACTATGGGAGGACGAATTCTTTGTTTCATAG